The genomic interval TAAATCCTTCATCACAAATATCCTATATATTACTAACAACAAACTTAGTTCGTTCTTCTCTagttaaatcaataaaatcagtatggaaaaaaaatctatcTAAGCACAATGCATTCAGATTTCAATACccagaaaaaagagaaaattccATACCTACTTGTAGCCTTCCTCCCAATCCTCTTTTCtccctcttttttcttcttctccaacATTAAACACTTAGTAATCATATTACAAACCAAATAAACGAACTGAACAGAATCATTAGCCGGTATTGGATAAGTAACCTTCTTATAAAACTCCAACGGCGTACTCGAATCAACCAACCCAACTATCGGAATCCCCAACCTTTCCGCTTCCGACAAAATCGAACTTTTCCTCTCAGTATCAAAAACCACAACACAATCAGGCAACCTAGTCGGCCCAAAAACTAGTTTCTTATTCCTAGACCGAAACTTCTTAGGACTGAAACTGTTGGTCAAAAATCCACGCATCTTCCAAAGGTTGCTTACCCTTTCAGGATTGAAGGTTGTCACTTTCAAGGTCATCTCGTCGATTATGGGTTGGAAAAGAGGGTTGGTGTTGATGAAGAGGAAAGAGGAAGATGGGTCACGTGAGAGGCACGTGATGAAGTTGAGAGCATTGCGGAGGCAGATTAGGGTCTTGTCAGAATCGAGGATGGCTTGCTTGTTTCGGATTCCGTAGGTAAATTGTTTGAAATGGTGGGTTACTGTTTGTCGGCTGATGTGGGAATTTGTTGTTAAGAGTTTCTGGATTACTACTGAATGGATCGTCATtttttgaaagggaaaaaatttTGCGGGAAGACTCGAAGTTTAACGGGTGAATCGAATCTACTCAAAAAGTTAGTAATGAATCATTTTTTGTTTCCAGAGAATTTGGGAGTTTAGGGTTTATGGGGTTTTGCATATGGCGGATTACCGATTTCAGGAAATGGCGGACTTCTGGATATTTGGATTGCACCGGGTCGGGTTACCGAATTTCTTTTATggttgaatttaattttgtttgtataCTTTTCTCTTCCTTATAATCTGCTTtactattaaaataaaataaaacgaATTAGcaattactattatattttaaggaaaattatttttatttcataagttttgtcaatttttttgaaaaaatgaaatttgaacttcataaattattgattctttttatttattttttattgctttGCCGATgaattaattgtaaatatcACAATTCttgtttctaaataaaaattcaaattcaacatttattaacttttttattttaaatatttatattgaaTTTCTAACAACATTACAATATTATCAATAGTAAGAGAATACAAGGTTTATTACAAACATAATACAACAGTCACATGATATGAAAGTGAAGGTTAATGTTTGATAtcaataattcatattcaCGATTAATCATGAATTTTAAGTGCATTTTACCtgttttatattataaattcaaattaatattattcaattgcaatgaaattaaaaattttaaaaaagacatatatatatatatatattattttataatactAAACAGAATTAAAGtattaaatttaaacttgaatCCTACGCGTCTCCCATCAGGAATTGAACTCTCCTGCTTCTTTAGCTTGTTGCCGCCTCTTCTCTTGTCAGACTAAGATACAGCTGATAGCTTCCCtatctcctttttcttctcgTGCGAATACTTTTGATCAATAAACCCTGCATCCTCGCATTTCAAGGTTAGGGAGATGGCAGCTGATAGAGTGTTGCAGAGTAGCCATGTTTCATGTTCTGGCGTTGTCCCGGCCATTGAGAACGTGGTGTCATCCGTCGACCTCGGTTGCTCGCTGGACCTCAAAGCCATTGCCCTTCGTGCTCGAAATACTGAATACAACCCCGAAAGGTTTGCTGCACTGAtgatgaggataagggaatcCAGAACCACTGCGCTTATATTCTCCTCTGGGAAGATGGTCTGCACTGGAGCCGAAACTGAGCAACAATCCCGCTTGGCAGCCCGCAAGTATGCTCGGATCATtcaaaagcttggttttgatGTCAAGTTCAAGGATTTCCAGATTCAGAACATCGTTGCTTCTTGTGATCTTCCATTTTCCGTCAACCTTACACATTTGGGGAATTCTCATTACGAGTCTTCAGTATACGAGCCAGAATTGTTTCCGGGATTGATTTATCGGATGAAACAATCCAAAGTTATGATTAAGATTTTTTCTTCTGGAAAGATCGTTGTCGCGGGAACCCATGATAGAAAGGAGATTTTCAAAGCCTTCGATAACATATATCCAATTCTTATGTCTTTCAGAATAGACAAGTGAGATTCTTGAAGAAGACTGAAGAAGATCTCAGGGTCGATACATaatcatttcttctttcttttgtgcACGAGCTAGTTGTAAATATCCCGATTATTCTTGTATCTAaatacaaatttaatttcaatacaatttgcttttcattttaattatttactgtGTTTATATGAATATATCCATTAGCAAATAATTAGTACAATAAAGAATCCAacaagcttttaaaattaaaaaattgtcAGTATAAATTTACTAATGGAAACACTTTATTTGAATTTCCCAACAAGATTACCAACAAAAACTTTGCTTTGCAAATTTTGAGCCTCCATGATATAACTGTGTTAAGATTACAGAAGTAACTGCCGTTGAGATACACTAAGCAGTAAACACTAACAGCAACCGAATGCTTCAGATGGATGTTACAAACTCTTTACAATCTTTAACCCGAATTTGATGCCCAGAAGATACTCATAAGAACATATACCACCCCTGTGAATATAAATACACCCTTGATAAATACATAACCAATGCTGTTACCTAATCACTAATTTTACAAAACCAGCACCTTTCACAATGAAGCAACTAGCATGGCTCTGTTGCCCCATCAGCACTGCTCATCTCGAGCCATGATCAGAACCATGTGAAGGAGTAATCTCCTCAGGAGCAGCTGCATTGCGCAAAACTCTTCCCATCTGAATCGCAACAGAAGGACGTTCCTCCTGAGCAGCAGCCTCAGTAGCAGCTCTTAcgcctttctttttcttcgcCTTTTGTGCCCAACCAACAAGGCCTGCTTGCACATGCTCATCAAATATAGCCTTCTTGAATGAGCTCCCCATCTTCaattcaataaatataaatgtgAATTGGAGTTCCAGCTTAGGAATTAAAGTTTATAGTTATAAGAAACTCAACTGACCTGTGTGACAATGGCATAAAGTGGCAGGGTGCTATAACTACAGAGTACCTGAATGAAAACCCTGCAAAAACCAACAGAAATAAGAATGCTATATAATAACAACAAACATACAATAATCTTGATAGAAGagcaaaaattttaaaaccaaccAAGATCTAACATAAAGCGAATGGTCACCGGTTCTTACCCTATAACAAGCCTAGGAATGATATAACCAATTTGACCCATTATGCAGGAGTCGAAGCCAAATTGAACCTACAGATGATGAAAAAAGTATCATTATGTCATCCTTATCTGTAGTGCACA from Theobroma cacao cultivar B97-61/B2 chromosome 5, Criollo_cocoa_genome_V2, whole genome shotgun sequence carries:
- the LOC18599738 gene encoding TATA-box-binding protein 2 encodes the protein MAADRVLQSSHVSCSGVVPAIENVVSSVDLGCSLDLKAIALRARNTEYNPERFAALMMRIRESRTTALIFSSGKMVCTGAETEQQSRLAARKYARIIQKLGFDVKFKDFQIQNIVASCDLPFSVNLTHLGNSHYESSVYEPELFPGLIYRMKQSKVMIKIFSSGKIVVAGTHDRKEIFKAFDNIYPILMSFRIDK